One Cellulomonas soli DNA window includes the following coding sequences:
- the hemB gene encoding porphobilinogen synthase — protein sequence MRPRRLRSTPAMRRLVAQTRVHPAELVLPVFVREGLAEPRPIASMPGVVQHTRDSLRRAAAEAAEAGLGGLMLFGVPLVRDAVGTQATDPDGILNRAIADVVAEVGDALVVQADLCLDEFTDHGHCGVLTATGAVDNDATLVRYAEMALAQADAGAHLVGLSGMMDGQVGVVRDALDEAGHLDVAVLAYAAKYASAFYGPFRDAVESTLEGDRRTYQMDPANRREALREVAIDIAEGADVVMVKPAMSYLDVLADVAAMSSVPISAYQVSGEYAMIEAAAAAGWIDRRRAIEESVVGIRRAGADHVLTYWATELAGWLAEEKR from the coding sequence ATCCGTCCGCGTCGCCTGCGCAGCACGCCCGCGATGCGGCGCCTCGTCGCCCAGACACGGGTGCACCCGGCCGAGCTCGTGCTGCCGGTCTTCGTGCGGGAGGGCCTGGCCGAGCCGCGACCCATCGCCTCCATGCCGGGCGTCGTCCAGCACACCCGCGACAGCCTGCGGCGGGCGGCCGCGGAGGCCGCCGAGGCGGGGCTGGGCGGGCTCATGCTGTTCGGCGTCCCGCTGGTCCGCGACGCGGTCGGCACGCAGGCCACCGACCCCGACGGGATCCTCAACCGGGCGATCGCCGACGTGGTGGCCGAGGTCGGTGACGCGCTCGTCGTGCAGGCCGACCTGTGCCTCGACGAGTTCACCGACCACGGGCACTGCGGCGTGCTCACCGCCACGGGCGCCGTCGACAACGACGCGACGCTCGTCCGGTACGCCGAGATGGCCCTCGCCCAGGCCGACGCGGGCGCCCACCTCGTCGGGCTCAGCGGCATGATGGACGGCCAGGTCGGCGTCGTGCGGGACGCTCTCGATGAGGCCGGGCACCTCGACGTCGCCGTGCTCGCCTACGCCGCGAAGTACGCCTCGGCGTTCTACGGCCCGTTCCGCGACGCGGTCGAGTCGACCCTCGAGGGCGACCGCCGCACCTACCAGATGGACCCGGCGAACCGCCGCGAGGCGCTGCGCGAGGTCGCGATCGACATCGCCGAGGGGGCCGACGTCGTCATGGTCAAGCCGGCCATGTCCTACCTCGACGTCCTGGCCGACGTGGCGGCGATGTCGTCCGTCCCGATTTCCGCCTACCAGGTATCGGGCGAGTACGCGATGATCGAGGCCGCTGCGGCGGCAGGGTGGATCGACCGGCGCCGCGCGATCGAGGAGTCCGTGGTCGGCATCCGGCGCGCCGGTGCCGACCACGTCCTCACCTACTGGGCTACGGAGCTGGCCGGATGGCTGGCAGAGGAGAAGCGATGA
- a CDS encoding uroporphyrinogen-III synthase yields the protein MTTPSRPTDDPTGSRPGDPVGDPSDRRAGGPLAGLRVLVPRPSAGTSPAVVALGAAGAQAVVVPLIETVLPEDPTDLDDTLLALGAGWYSWLVLTSAAAVPVLVDRAVDVDAPLEELVRRTGTRVAAVGPGTARALREAGLRVDLVPPTGSTAALLVEALLRVTAAEPALPDGPGRVLFPRGDLASATLADGLRARGWEVDDVVAYRTVAAAPPSAEVVADWREGRIDAALLTSASTVRELAAHLGTPPAGTLLVCIGPSTAAEARRLGLPVAAVAAEQTMQGLVTALGTALATARHDSAPDTPAPSSEEPV from the coding sequence ATGACCACGCCCTCCCGACCGACCGACGACCCGACCGGCAGCCGTCCCGGTGACCCGGTCGGCGACCCGAGCGACCGACGGGCCGGCGGACCGCTCGCCGGTCTGCGCGTGCTCGTCCCGCGCCCGAGCGCCGGGACCAGCCCTGCCGTGGTCGCGCTCGGAGCGGCCGGTGCGCAGGCGGTCGTCGTGCCCCTCATCGAGACCGTCCTGCCGGAGGACCCGACCGACCTCGACGACACCCTGCTGGCGCTCGGCGCCGGGTGGTACTCCTGGCTCGTGCTCACCAGCGCCGCCGCCGTGCCCGTGCTGGTCGACCGTGCGGTCGACGTCGACGCCCCGCTCGAGGAGCTCGTGCGTCGCACCGGCACGCGTGTCGCCGCGGTCGGCCCCGGCACGGCCCGCGCGCTGCGGGAGGCCGGCCTGCGCGTGGACCTCGTGCCGCCGACCGGGTCGACCGCCGCGCTGCTCGTCGAGGCACTGCTCCGCGTGACCGCCGCCGAACCGGCCCTGCCGGACGGTCCCGGACGCGTGCTCTTCCCGCGCGGGGACCTCGCCTCGGCGACGCTCGCCGACGGCCTGCGCGCCCGCGGCTGGGAGGTCGACGACGTCGTCGCGTACCGCACGGTCGCCGCGGCACCGCCGTCCGCCGAGGTCGTCGCCGACTGGCGCGAGGGCAGGATCGACGCCGCGCTGCTCACGTCCGCCTCGACCGTGCGCGAGCTGGCCGCCCACCTCGGGACGCCGCCGGCCGGCACGCTGCTGGTCTGCATCGGGCCGTCGACGGCCGCGGAGGCACGGCGGCTCGGCCTGCCCGTGGCCGCCGTCGCCGCCGAGCAGACGATGCAGGGCCTGGTCACGGCACTGGGCACGGCACTGGCCACCGCCCGGCACGACTCCGCACCCGACACCCCCGCACCGTCCTCCGAGGAGCCCGTGTGA
- the hemC gene encoding hydroxymethylbilane synthase, with the protein MPQHVRVGTRASILALTQTGHVAQALATLAAHPGSESLTVETVRVRTDGDRLTGSLASLGGTGVFVTALRDALLDGRCDLAVHSLKDLPTGPADGLVLGAVPLRQDPRDALCARDGLTLATLPTGARVGTGSPRRAAQLLAARPDLDVVDIRGNVDTRLRRVAPGDLDAVVLARAGLARLERLDQVTETFEPDVMAPAPGQGALAVEVRTADADGTTPLARALRALDHRPTRLAVVAERALLARLEAGCAAPVGALGRLDDDGRTLHLDAVVARTDGTRTLRRSSTTVLGAVAGASPAAGTLADALAEAQADTLAAEQLGRALAEQLLDAGAAELAELGATR; encoded by the coding sequence ATGCCCCAGCACGTGCGTGTCGGCACCCGCGCGAGCATCCTCGCCCTGACCCAGACGGGCCACGTCGCCCAGGCGCTCGCCACGCTCGCAGCGCACCCCGGATCTGAGAGCCTCACGGTCGAGACCGTCCGCGTGCGCACCGACGGCGACCGGCTCACCGGTTCCCTGGCGAGCCTCGGCGGCACGGGCGTGTTCGTCACCGCGCTGCGCGACGCCCTCCTCGACGGGCGCTGCGACCTCGCCGTGCACTCGCTCAAGGACCTGCCCACCGGACCCGCGGACGGGCTCGTGCTCGGAGCCGTGCCGCTCCGGCAGGACCCTCGCGACGCGCTGTGCGCCCGCGACGGCCTCACGCTCGCCACCCTGCCCACGGGCGCCCGGGTCGGCACCGGCTCTCCCCGACGGGCCGCTCAGCTGCTGGCCGCCCGCCCTGACCTGGACGTCGTGGACATCCGCGGCAACGTCGACACCCGCCTGCGCCGGGTCGCGCCCGGCGACCTCGACGCGGTCGTGCTGGCCCGCGCCGGGCTCGCCCGCCTCGAACGGCTCGACCAGGTGACCGAGACCTTCGAGCCCGACGTCATGGCCCCCGCGCCCGGGCAGGGAGCGCTGGCCGTCGAGGTGCGCACCGCCGACGCCGACGGCACGACCCCCCTGGCCCGCGCGCTGCGGGCGCTCGACCACCGGCCGACCCGGCTCGCCGTCGTCGCCGAGCGGGCCCTGCTCGCCCGGCTCGAGGCCGGCTGCGCGGCACCCGTCGGGGCCCTCGGCCGGCTCGACGACGACGGACGGACCCTGCACCTGGACGCCGTGGTCGCGCGCACCGACGGCACCCGGACCCTGCGGCGGTCGTCGACCACGGTCCTCGGGGCCGTCGCCGGCGCGTCGCCGGCAGCCGGCACGCTCGCCGACGCCCTCGCCGAGGCGCAGGCCGACACGCTCGCCGCCGAGCAGCTCGGGCGTGCGCTCGCCGAGCAGCTGCTCGACGCCGGCGCGGCCGAGCTCGCGGAGCTGGGCGCCACCCGATGA
- a CDS encoding protoporphyrinogen/coproporphyrinogen oxidase gives MATPDRRSRPRPDSTSPDEQWGAVVVGGGVAGLVAARELVRAGVPTLVLEGRDAAGGSVRGHEVAGLRLDAGAESFATRGGAVAALLEELGLGDALRVPQTVGSWAHLPGKDGPLPRTGVLGIPARPWAADVRATLGLGGALRASLDLVLPASVGKDAASLGALVTARMGRRVVERLVQPIVGGVHAADPDDLAVDAVAPGLQAARAAARGSLARAVQAMRAAAPAGAAVQGVDGGMFRMVDALVADVEAHGGQVRTRSRVRALAPQPDGSTRVLLDDATVQTPRLVLATPAAGELLQAARVADLSAARPDDGARVTLVTLVVDCPALDAAPRGTGVLVAPGATDVQAKALTHATAKWAWLRRDVPADRHVVRLSYGRAGADNRQGAGGRKDGEQSPLTVPVREGDDAVLVEQAVRDASVLLGVPLTAEQVVGTAVVRWTQALPRPSATHREAVAAVRAAVADLPGVAVCGAWADGNGLASVVPAARAAARSLQD, from the coding sequence GTGGCCACCCCTGACCGGCGCAGCCGGCCCCGCCCCGATTCCACCTCGCCGGACGAGCAGTGGGGGGCGGTGGTCGTCGGCGGTGGTGTCGCCGGGCTCGTCGCGGCCCGCGAGCTGGTGCGCGCCGGCGTTCCCACCCTGGTCCTCGAGGGTCGGGACGCGGCCGGTGGCTCGGTGCGCGGCCACGAGGTCGCGGGCCTGCGGCTGGACGCGGGTGCGGAGTCGTTCGCGACCCGCGGCGGCGCGGTGGCCGCCCTGCTCGAGGAGCTCGGGCTGGGCGACGCGCTGCGCGTGCCGCAAACCGTCGGCTCCTGGGCGCACCTGCCGGGCAAGGACGGTCCGCTGCCGCGCACGGGCGTCCTGGGGATCCCGGCGCGCCCGTGGGCCGCGGACGTGCGAGCCACCCTGGGTCTGGGCGGGGCGCTGCGCGCGTCCCTCGACCTGGTGCTGCCGGCGTCGGTCGGCAAGGACGCGGCCTCGCTCGGCGCGCTGGTGACCGCCCGCATGGGTCGTCGTGTCGTCGAGCGGCTCGTGCAACCGATCGTCGGCGGCGTGCACGCGGCGGACCCGGACGACCTGGCGGTCGACGCGGTGGCCCCGGGCCTGCAGGCCGCCCGGGCGGCGGCGCGCGGCTCGTTGGCGCGTGCCGTGCAGGCCATGCGGGCGGCGGCGCCCGCGGGTGCGGCCGTGCAGGGTGTGGACGGCGGCATGTTCCGGATGGTCGACGCGCTGGTGGCCGACGTCGAGGCGCACGGCGGTCAGGTCCGGACGCGGTCGCGCGTGCGGGCGCTGGCCCCGCAGCCCGACGGGTCGACGCGCGTGCTGCTGGACGACGCGACGGTGCAGACGCCCCGCCTGGTCCTGGCGACGCCCGCGGCGGGCGAGCTGCTGCAGGCCGCCCGGGTCGCGGACCTGAGCGCCGCACGGCCGGACGACGGTGCGCGGGTCACGCTCGTCACGCTCGTCGTGGACTGCCCGGCGCTGGACGCGGCACCGCGCGGCACGGGGGTGCTGGTCGCCCCGGGCGCCACGGACGTGCAGGCGAAGGCGCTGACGCACGCGACCGCGAAGTGGGCGTGGCTGCGTCGGGACGTGCCGGCCGACCGACACGTCGTGCGCCTGTCGTACGGCCGCGCGGGGGCGGACAACCGGCAGGGTGCGGGCGGGCGGAAGGACGGCGAGCAGAGCCCGCTGACCGTGCCTGTGCGTGAGGGCGACGACGCGGTGCTCGTCGAGCAGGCGGTGCGTGATGCCTCGGTGCTGCTGGGTGTGCCGCTCACCGCGGAGCAGGTCGTCGGGACGGCGGTGGTGCGCTGGACGCAGGCGCTCCCCCGGCCGTCGGCGACCCATCGGGAGGCGGTCGCGGCGGTGCGTGCGGCTGTCGCGGACCTGCCGGGGGTGGCGGTCTGCGGGGCGTGGGCCGACGGCAACGGCCTGGCTTCCGTGGTGCCCGCCGCGCGGGCTGCGGCGCGTTCTCTGCAGGACTGA
- the hemE gene encoding uroporphyrinogen decarboxylase — protein sequence MNLPSAHPLVDGRTTHSPLVDAYSGRASSRRPVWFMRQAGRSLPEYRAAREGTAMLEACLDPALASEITLQPVRRHDVDAAIFFSDIVVPLKLAGVDVEIKPGVGPVMGSAVRTAEDVARLRDLGPLTAEQLAPVAEGVARTVAALGSTPLIGFAGAPFTLAAYLVEGGPSRDHLAARTLMHADPETWVALTEWAADVTGAFLRAQVLAGASATQLFDSWAGSLGLADYVAHVAPASARALSHVEDLAADGVRRVHFGTGTSELLVAMRDVGADVIGVDYRLPLDEANRRLGGRTPLQGNIDPALLEAPWPVLEAHVRDVVARGAQAPSHVVNLGHGVPPTTDPDVLTRVARLVHEI from the coding sequence GTGAATCTGCCCTCCGCGCACCCTCTCGTCGACGGTCGCACCACCCATTCGCCGCTGGTCGACGCGTATTCCGGACGGGCATCCTCCCGGCGCCCCGTGTGGTTCATGCGGCAGGCCGGGCGGTCGCTGCCGGAGTACCGGGCGGCACGCGAGGGCACCGCGATGCTGGAGGCCTGCCTCGACCCGGCGCTGGCCTCGGAGATCACGCTGCAGCCGGTGCGCCGGCACGACGTGGACGCGGCGATCTTCTTCTCCGACATCGTCGTGCCGCTGAAGCTCGCGGGGGTCGACGTGGAGATCAAGCCGGGGGTCGGGCCGGTGATGGGATCCGCGGTGCGCACGGCCGAGGACGTCGCCCGGCTGCGCGACCTGGGGCCGCTGACCGCGGAGCAGCTCGCACCGGTCGCCGAGGGCGTGGCCCGTACGGTCGCCGCGCTGGGCTCGACGCCGCTCATCGGGTTCGCGGGGGCGCCGTTCACGCTGGCCGCGTACCTGGTCGAGGGCGGCCCGTCGCGCGACCACCTGGCGGCCCGCACGCTCATGCACGCCGATCCCGAGACGTGGGTGGCGCTCACGGAGTGGGCGGCCGACGTGACGGGGGCGTTCCTGCGGGCGCAGGTGCTGGCCGGTGCGAGCGCGACGCAGCTGTTCGACTCGTGGGCCGGGTCGCTGGGCCTGGCCGACTACGTCGCGCACGTCGCACCGGCGTCGGCGCGCGCGTTGTCGCACGTCGAGGACCTGGCGGCCGACGGCGTGCGCCGGGTGCACTTCGGCACGGGCACGAGCGAGCTCCTGGTCGCGATGCGCGACGTGGGGGCGGACGTGATCGGCGTGGACTACCGGCTCCCGCTCGACGAGGCGAACCGCCGGCTGGGCGGGCGGACGCCGTTGCAGGGCAACATCGACCCCGCGCTGCTGGAGGCCCCCTGGCCGGTGCTCGAGGCGCATGTGCGGGATGTCGTCGCGCGTGGTGCGCAGGCACCGTCGCACGTGGTGAACCTGGGGCACGGCGTCCCGCCGACCACGGATCCGGACGTGCTGACCCGCGTCGCGCGTCTCGTGCACGAGATCTGA
- a CDS encoding glutamyl-tRNA reductase, producing MVLLSLVASHHDLDLGVLERLQQDVHAVGRELVAATGYVTGAVVLATCNRFELYLDVDDIEHAPLATAAAAQTVAARSGYTTVQVGTHLHALTGTEASVHLFAVASGLDSMVVGEREIAGQVRRALTGARRDGTTTSGLEALFQAASRTSRTVEARTGLGSTGRSVVGVALDLAEDDLPDWSAVRCVLIGTGSYAGASLAALKARGCTDVRVYSPSGRAGPFAAARGVHALPPGADLHAELADADLVVACSGAAGAVLEVDALAAVRTGSSRPLTVVDLALKHDVDPGVRDLPGVRLVSLQTVAEHAPAEHDAVLTARDVVASAAEEFEGDRRVREWDAVLVAARTRVLGGLETRLSSLPEQLRDEVAERALRRRTRTRLHGPTVRAREAARAGDAIAYAQALAELSQIPVPEVDGHEVGTA from the coding sequence GTGGTGCTGCTGAGTCTTGTCGCCAGTCACCACGACCTCGACCTCGGCGTGCTGGAACGGCTCCAGCAGGACGTGCACGCCGTCGGCCGCGAGCTCGTGGCGGCGACCGGGTACGTCACGGGTGCCGTCGTCCTGGCGACCTGCAACCGGTTCGAGCTGTACCTGGACGTCGACGACATCGAGCACGCGCCCCTCGCGACCGCCGCCGCCGCACAGACCGTGGCAGCCCGGTCCGGCTACACGACCGTCCAGGTCGGCACGCACCTGCACGCCCTCACGGGCACCGAGGCGAGCGTGCACCTGTTCGCCGTGGCCAGCGGCCTGGACTCGATGGTCGTCGGCGAGCGCGAGATCGCCGGGCAGGTGCGGCGTGCGCTGACCGGAGCGCGCCGCGACGGCACGACGACCTCGGGGCTCGAGGCGCTCTTCCAGGCGGCCTCCCGCACGTCCCGCACGGTCGAGGCGCGCACCGGGCTCGGGTCCACGGGACGCTCCGTGGTCGGCGTCGCGCTCGACCTCGCGGAGGACGACCTGCCCGACTGGTCCGCCGTGCGGTGCGTGCTCATCGGCACCGGCTCGTACGCCGGCGCGAGCCTGGCCGCGCTCAAGGCCCGCGGCTGCACCGACGTGCGCGTCTACTCCCCGAGCGGGCGCGCGGGTCCCTTCGCCGCGGCGCGCGGCGTGCACGCCCTGCCGCCGGGTGCCGACCTGCATGCCGAGCTGGCCGACGCCGACCTCGTGGTGGCCTGCAGCGGCGCGGCCGGTGCCGTGCTCGAGGTCGACGCGCTCGCGGCGGTCCGCACGGGGTCGTCGCGTCCGCTCACGGTCGTGGACCTCGCACTCAAGCACGACGTGGACCCGGGGGTGCGTGACCTGCCGGGCGTGCGCCTGGTGAGCCTGCAGACCGTGGCGGAGCATGCACCGGCCGAGCACGACGCGGTGCTGACCGCCCGGGACGTCGTGGCATCCGCGGCCGAGGAGTTCGAGGGCGACCGGCGCGTGCGCGAGTGGGACGCGGTGCTGGTCGCCGCGCGCACCCGGGTGCTCGGCGGTCTCGAGACGCGCCTGAGCAGCCTGCCCGAGCAGCTGCGCGACGAGGTGGCCGAGCGCGCGCTGCGGAGGCGGACGCGCACCCGCCTGCACGGTCCGACCGTGCGGGCCCGTGAGGCGGCACGCGCGGGCGACGCGATCGCCTACGCCCAGGCGTTGGCCGAGCTGTCGCAGATCCCGGTCCCGGAGGTCGACGGCCACGAGGTCGGCACCGCCTGA
- the purB gene encoding adenylosuccinate lyase → MTSPVRVPLADVFPPIALGPLDGRYRAAVAPLVDHLSEAALNRMRVHVEVEWLIHLTSHHVVPGAPVLSQEERAYLREVVATFGPDEIAELAEIERTTVHDVKAVEYFLKRRLAAAPDVLGSDTVLAGVGELVHFACTSEDVNNLSYALMVRGAVREVWLPAATALADQVAALAHEHAQQPMLALTHGQPATPTTLGKELAVLAYRLRRQLARIAGDEFLGKINGATGTFGAHVVAVPGADWPTVSRTFVEHLGLTWNPLTTQIESHDWQAELYADVARYNRILHNLATDVWTYISRGVFIQIPVAGATGSSTMPHKVNPIRFENAEANLELSCALLDTLSATLVTSRLQRDLTDSTTQRNIGPAFGHSMLAIDNVRRGLQALDVDAAMLARELDENWEVLGEPVQSAMRAAAVAGVTGMENPYERLKELTRGRRLTADDMREFIGGLGLPEDVADRLRALTPATYTGIAAALVDRLED, encoded by the coding sequence ATGACGTCCCCCGTGCGCGTACCCCTGGCCGACGTGTTCCCGCCGATCGCCCTCGGGCCGCTGGACGGCCGGTACCGCGCCGCCGTCGCCCCGCTGGTGGATCACCTGTCGGAGGCCGCGCTCAACCGGATGCGCGTGCACGTCGAGGTCGAGTGGCTCATCCACCTGACGTCGCACCACGTCGTGCCGGGCGCCCCCGTGCTGTCGCAGGAGGAGCGCGCGTACCTGCGCGAGGTCGTCGCGACGTTCGGCCCGGACGAGATCGCCGAGCTGGCCGAGATCGAGCGGACCACGGTGCACGACGTGAAGGCCGTGGAGTACTTCCTCAAGCGGCGTCTGGCCGCGGCGCCCGACGTCCTGGGCTCCGACACCGTGCTGGCCGGCGTGGGCGAGCTGGTGCACTTCGCGTGCACGAGCGAGGACGTCAACAACCTGTCGTACGCGCTGATGGTCCGCGGTGCGGTCCGTGAGGTGTGGCTGCCCGCGGCCACGGCGCTCGCCGACCAGGTCGCTGCGCTCGCGCACGAGCACGCGCAGCAGCCGATGCTCGCCCTGACGCACGGGCAGCCGGCCACGCCGACGACGCTCGGCAAGGAGCTGGCGGTGCTCGCCTACCGGCTGCGTCGTCAGCTCGCGCGGATCGCGGGCGACGAGTTCCTCGGCAAGATCAACGGGGCGACCGGCACGTTCGGCGCGCACGTGGTCGCCGTTCCGGGCGCCGACTGGCCGACCGTCTCGCGCACGTTCGTCGAGCACCTGGGCCTGACCTGGAACCCGCTGACCACGCAGATCGAGTCGCACGACTGGCAGGCCGAGCTGTACGCGGACGTCGCGCGCTACAACCGCATCCTGCACAACCTGGCGACCGACGTGTGGACGTACATCTCGCGCGGGGTGTTCATCCAGATCCCGGTGGCGGGTGCGACGGGTTCGTCGACCATGCCGCACAAGGTGAACCCGATCCGTTTCGAGAACGCCGAGGCGAACCTCGAGCTCTCGTGCGCGCTTCTCGACACGTTGTCGGCCACGCTCGTGACGAGCCGCCTGCAGCGTGACCTGACGGATTCCACGACGCAGCGCAACATCGGCCCGGCCTTCGGTCACTCGATGCTCGCGATCGACAACGTGCGTCGCGGTCTTCAGGCGCTCGACGTGGACGCGGCGATGCTGGCGCGCGAGCTCGACGAGAACTGGGAGGTGCTCGGCGAGCCCGTCCAGTCGGCGATGCGTGCCGCGGCCGTCGCGGGCGTCACCGGCATGGAGAACCCGTACGAGCGCCTGAAGGAGCTGACCCGGGGGCGCCGGCTGACCGCGGACGACATGCGCGAGTTCATCGGCGGGCTGGGTCTGCCGGAGGACGTCGCGGACCGCCTGCGCGCCCTGACGCCGGCGACGTACACGGGGATCGCAGCGGCCCTGGTCGACCGCCTGGAGGACTGA